Proteins encoded in a region of the Sphingopyxis sp. OAS728 genome:
- a CDS encoding helix-turn-helix transcriptional regulator, whose translation MTDQRAECWAEMPALIAAVQTAGDAIGLPYVAAQADLGDPEPMSDEEGRPYAETSFNWVDPSYAYWRDRKLALQLAFLTAARLVAEPFYYSDGRLGTWRPTHLLDEVDCSQARNTPNFGDAIIAPVHLPRGLVGAVFWCSREPVGVETIFAAQAGHLHNLAVKLIATHNEARGRPRNATVPQTLTRREVQCLRWAAAGKTDGEIGIILSLSVSTVRFHLRNAAAKLGATGRAQSIQIAAGLGFVGARAA comes from the coding sequence GTGACCGATCAAAGGGCCGAATGCTGGGCAGAGATGCCCGCGCTGATCGCGGCGGTACAAACCGCTGGCGACGCAATCGGCCTGCCCTATGTCGCCGCGCAGGCCGATCTGGGTGACCCCGAGCCGATGAGCGACGAGGAAGGTCGCCCCTATGCCGAAACCAGCTTCAACTGGGTCGATCCGAGTTACGCCTATTGGCGCGACCGCAAGCTGGCGCTGCAACTCGCCTTCCTGACAGCAGCGCGGCTCGTCGCCGAACCCTTCTATTACAGCGACGGCCGGCTTGGCACCTGGCGGCCGACGCACCTGCTCGATGAGGTCGACTGCTCACAGGCGCGCAACACACCCAATTTCGGCGACGCGATCATTGCGCCGGTGCACCTGCCGCGCGGGCTCGTCGGCGCGGTCTTCTGGTGTTCGCGCGAACCCGTCGGGGTCGAGACGATCTTTGCCGCACAGGCCGGCCATCTGCACAACCTCGCGGTCAAACTGATCGCGACGCACAACGAGGCCCGCGGGCGCCCGCGCAACGCGACGGTGCCGCAAACGCTGACGCGCCGCGAGGTGCAGTGCCTGCGCTGGGCGGCGGCCGGCAAGACCGACGGCGAGATCGGGATCATCTTGTCGCTGTCGGTGTCGACTGTGCGTTTCCACCTGCGCAACGCGGCCGCCAAGCTTGGCGCGACGGGACGCGCGCAATCGATCCAGATCGCCGCCGGGCTCGGTTTTGTCGGTGCGCGCGCCGCCTGA
- a CDS encoding TonB-dependent receptor, which produces MRIFLGAGTAMSLVVAAPAFAAEETAPDSVAAEGHIIVTAQRRAESMNDVGMAIQAVDAATLESLRVTDMRDLTTVAPSFTVSQSYQGVPTYTLRGIGFNTINLSSTSTVGTYVDEVAYAYPIMNTGPVMDLERVEVLKGPQGTLYGRNTTAGLINFITAKPTDSFEGSIKADLGNYQTYNIGGHISGPLGEGIAARIAFRSENSDKGWQVSNTRGERLGEVDKLGLRGSLAIDPAPGTHFDLSVTWWRNKSDTVAGQGIGFTPATNPTTGTSNSRFFNAPGLATYLANNFPTKASQADWAPEASRSADIGTGLGLDGPLAEDNRFWGLKLRWDQDLGETMKLVSLTSYNDFKRNALSDWSGAPFEILLQNTVGRIKSFAQELHVEGEAGAVNWLVGAYYANDRIIDSNRTLLGQNANVGLIRAAGAPLLASPIFNSGGYTPLQLSQAFRTYEDFGRIRTKTWSVFGNADAELTDQLKLTVGLRYTEDKQRYNGCSRDFNGNMLPNVNVVNRALYLQTYGVLAAQISQGQCNTFDPVTGTFGEVQSLLKEDNLAWRVALDWSPNDDTLLYASVSRGYKSGTTPINAANLARQNAPVKQEKLTAYEIGVKATLADRLVQANLSAFYYDYADKQISTYFADPIYTALSRLDNVPDSEAYGVEGELTIRPATGLTIAANALYLKTRINDYNGTNAAGQPENFDGAEFIYSPKFQGSVTIAYDTPVTDTVNLTGAVSARYQSKSNTIFEDLDLYKVDAYGTVNASLGLKDESGWSVSLWAKNLFDKYYWSAVASNANVVVRFANQPRTWGLTLGYDF; this is translated from the coding sequence ATGCGTATTTTCCTGGGCGCGGGCACGGCGATGAGCCTTGTTGTCGCGGCACCGGCCTTTGCTGCCGAGGAAACCGCACCCGACAGCGTGGCGGCCGAAGGCCACATCATCGTCACCGCGCAGCGCCGCGCTGAATCGATGAACGACGTTGGCATGGCGATCCAGGCGGTCGACGCCGCAACGCTCGAAAGCCTGCGCGTCACCGACATGCGCGACCTGACCACGGTGGCGCCGAGCTTCACCGTCTCGCAAAGCTATCAGGGCGTGCCGACCTATACGCTCCGCGGAATCGGGTTCAACACGATCAACCTCTCGTCGACCTCGACCGTGGGCACTTATGTCGATGAAGTCGCCTATGCCTATCCGATCATGAACACTGGGCCGGTGATGGATTTGGAGCGCGTCGAGGTGCTCAAGGGGCCACAGGGCACGCTCTATGGCCGTAACACGACGGCGGGGCTGATCAACTTCATCACCGCGAAGCCGACCGACAGTTTCGAGGGCAGCATCAAGGCCGATCTGGGCAATTATCAGACGTATAATATCGGCGGCCATATCTCGGGCCCGCTCGGCGAGGGGATCGCGGCGCGCATCGCCTTCCGCAGCGAGAATAGCGACAAGGGCTGGCAGGTCAGCAACACGCGGGGCGAACGGCTCGGCGAGGTCGACAAGCTCGGCTTACGCGGCTCGCTCGCGATCGATCCGGCGCCGGGTACGCATTTCGACCTGTCGGTCACATGGTGGCGAAACAAGTCTGACACGGTGGCCGGGCAGGGGATCGGCTTCACGCCCGCGACCAATCCGACGACGGGTACGAGCAACTCGCGTTTCTTTAACGCGCCGGGGCTTGCCACCTATCTGGCGAACAATTTCCCGACGAAGGCAAGCCAGGCCGACTGGGCGCCCGAAGCATCGCGCTCGGCCGATATCGGCACCGGACTCGGGCTCGACGGCCCGCTCGCTGAGGACAACCGCTTCTGGGGATTGAAGCTGCGCTGGGATCAGGATCTGGGCGAGACGATGAAGCTCGTCTCGCTCACGAGCTACAACGACTTCAAGCGCAACGCGCTCTCCGACTGGAGCGGTGCGCCGTTCGAAATCCTGCTCCAGAATACCGTCGGGCGGATCAAGAGCTTTGCGCAGGAGCTGCATGTCGAGGGTGAAGCGGGCGCGGTGAACTGGCTCGTCGGCGCCTATTACGCCAACGACCGCATCATCGATTCGAACCGCACGCTGCTCGGGCAGAATGCCAATGTCGGGTTGATCCGTGCGGCGGGTGCGCCGCTGCTCGCGAGCCCGATCTTCAATTCGGGGGGCTATACGCCGCTCCAGCTCAGCCAGGCTTTTCGTACCTATGAGGATTTCGGACGCATCCGCACCAAGACGTGGAGCGTTTTCGGTAACGCCGATGCCGAACTGACCGACCAGCTCAAGCTGACCGTCGGGCTGCGCTACACCGAGGACAAGCAGCGCTACAATGGCTGCTCGCGCGACTTCAACGGCAATATGCTGCCCAACGTCAATGTCGTGAACCGCGCGCTCTACCTGCAAACCTATGGCGTGCTTGCGGCGCAGATTTCGCAGGGTCAGTGCAACACCTTCGATCCCGTGACGGGGACGTTCGGCGAGGTCCAGTCGCTGCTCAAGGAAGACAATCTCGCCTGGCGCGTCGCGCTCGACTGGTCGCCGAACGATGACACCTTGCTCTATGCGTCGGTTTCGCGCGGCTATAAGTCGGGGACGACGCCGATCAATGCCGCCAACCTTGCGCGGCAGAATGCGCCGGTGAAGCAGGAGAAGCTGACGGCCTATGAAATCGGCGTGAAGGCGACGCTCGCCGACCGGCTGGTGCAGGCCAATCTCTCGGCGTTCTATTATGATTATGCCGACAAGCAGATCAGCACCTATTTCGCCGATCCGATCTACACGGCGCTCTCGCGCCTCGACAATGTCCCCGACAGCGAAGCTTACGGCGTCGAGGGTGAGCTGACGATCCGGCCGGCGACGGGGCTGACGATCGCTGCCAACGCGCTGTATCTGAAGACGCGGATCAATGATTACAACGGCACCAATGCCGCGGGGCAGCCCGAGAATTTCGACGGCGCCGAGTTCATCTACAGCCCGAAATTCCAGGGCAGCGTGACCATCGCCTATGACACGCCGGTCACGGACACCGTCAACCTGACGGGCGCCGTTAGCGCGCGCTACCAGAGCAAGTCGAACACGATCTTCGAGGATCTCGATCTCTACAAGGTCGATGCCTATGGCACGGTCAACGCCAGCCTGGGCCTCAAGGACGAAAGCGGCTGGTCGGTGTCGCTGTGGGCAAAGAATCTGTTCGACAAATATTATTGGTCGGCGGTCGCCAGCAACGCCAACGTCGTCGTGCGTTTCGCCAACCAGCCGCGAACCTGGGGGCTTACGCTGGGTTATGACTTCTAA